From Bifidobacterium longum subsp. longum JCM 1217, one genomic window encodes:
- a CDS encoding ATP-binding cassette domain-containing protein, giving the protein MLELVGLWPYRDRRPAGFSFSMKQRLALVIALVNDPEFLILDEPFVDLDPDGVLQLIAVLRQWACDRSIAMLISSCRSCASDSCSSKAAGLRTKTSISRRRDAGDAPGISPASISISLLFARRSHG; this is encoded by the coding sequence GTGCTTGAACTTGTGGGACTTTGGCCGTACCGTGACCGCAGGCCCGCCGGTTTCTCGTTCAGCATGAAACAGCGTCTTGCGTTGGTCATCGCGCTGGTCAATGATCCGGAGTTCCTGATTCTCGACGAACCGTTCGTGGACCTCGACCCGGACGGCGTGCTCCAGCTCATCGCCGTGCTCAGACAGTGGGCTTGCGACCGCAGCATCGCCATGCTCATCTCCAGCTGCAGGAGTTGTGCGAGCGATTCCTGTTCATCAAAGGCGGCCGGCTTGCGGACGAAAACGAGTATTTCACGGAGGCGTGATGCCGGCGATGCACCCGGCATCTCCCCTGCCTCTATCTCAATCTCCCTTCTATTCGCCCGCCGCAGCCACGGATAA
- a CDS encoding type 1 glutamine amidotransferase family protein → MSENNDAKHVLLVLISHSDLGGVRPTGFYVDEAAHPWQVFRRMGFTVGLASIAGGVPPQAGRHPGDPVQEQFLHDADISRQLVNTRALAQVNANRYDSGAIRWRSRCDVGFPQQFCGERRRPEHLGARRHCAMGLRHWWI, encoded by the coding sequence ATGAGCGAAAACAATGATGCCAAACACGTGCTGTTGGTGTTGATCAGTCACTCCGATTTGGGAGGTGTGAGACCTACTGGCTTTTATGTTGATGAGGCCGCACATCCTTGGCAGGTGTTCAGACGAATGGGCTTCACTGTGGGCCTTGCATCCATCGCTGGTGGCGTACCGCCGCAGGCTGGCCGTCATCCCGGTGACCCTGTGCAAGAGCAATTTCTGCATGATGCGGATATATCACGCCAGCTAGTGAATACGCGCGCCTTGGCTCAAGTAAACGCGAACCGATATGATAGCGGTGCTATTCGTTGGCGGTCACGGTGTGATGTGGGATTTCCCCAACAATTCTGTGGTGAACGCCGTCGGCCGGAACATCTGGGAGCGCGGCGGCATTGTGCCATGGGCCTGCGGCATTGGTGGATATGA
- a CDS encoding virulence RhuM family protein, whose amino-acid sequence MTGEELKQQIALYESADHTVHLDVKVDEDTVWLNRQQLALLFGRDIKTIGKHVGNALREELNGFSVVAKFATTASDGKTYQVEHYNLDMILSVGYRVKSKEGIYFRRWANSVLKQHLVDGYTINRKRLDALHAVVKVLSRSTEPEIAGTAEILERYLPSLVLLNDYDTGNVPIPKGDESQWVLTYEDAMLFIRSMPYMPITVVFANSFAHGAENAYIWLFAVCGGACMG is encoded by the coding sequence ATGACTGGCGAGGAACTGAAGCAGCAGATTGCTTTGTATGAGAGCGCGGACCACACCGTGCACCTCGATGTGAAGGTAGACGAGGACACGGTGTGGCTTAACAGACAGCAATTGGCCTTGCTGTTTGGCCGCGATATCAAAACAATCGGCAAGCATGTCGGCAATGCATTAAGGGAAGAGCTCAATGGATTTTCAGTTGTCGCAAAATTTGCGACAACTGCATCTGACGGTAAGACATACCAAGTCGAGCATTACAACCTGGATATGATCCTGTCGGTCGGATACCGCGTCAAATCCAAGGAAGGCATCTATTTCCGGCGATGGGCCAACTCAGTTCTGAAGCAGCATCTCGTTGATGGTTATACCATCAATCGCAAGCGGCTTGACGCACTTCACGCCGTCGTCAAGGTGCTATCGAGGTCCACCGAACCGGAAATTGCTGGCACCGCCGAGATCTTGGAACGATATTTGCCGAGTCTTGTGCTGCTTAACGACTATGACACAGGCAATGTCCCTATACCCAAGGGCGACGAGTCCCAGTGGGTCTTGACCTATGAGGACGCGATGCTGTTCATCCGGTCGATGCCGTATATGCCAATCACTGTTGTGTTTGCGAACTCCTTCGCTCATGGTGCCGAAAATGCATACATTTGGTTATTCGCTGTTTGCGGTGGGGCGTGCATGGGTTAG
- a CDS encoding pyridoxal phosphate-dependent aminotransferase, producing the protein MINEEYKAMLGGKSVIRELSEYATSRGAEIGYQNVFDYSLGNPSVPAPKSFTDAMVDLYENGDPVAIHGYSPSLGIPSVKDAIAENLNERFGMAYTGNHIFPTTGAAGALSHAMRAVTKPGDEIITFAPYFPEYQPYVKGAGAKLTIVPADTENFQINFDAFEAALNPNVQVVLINTPNNPSGAVYSADTLKRLAAILTAKQVEYGHDIFLISDEPYREIVFDGATQPYPASFYANSLTCYSWSKSLSLPGERIGYVAVNPTATDADLLVPMMGQISRGTGHNCPPSSIQLGVAKVIDQTADLNVYETNMNLLYDALTGIGFDVVRPGGTFYIFPKALEDDAVAFCMKAKEYDLILVPSDSFGVPGYFRMAYCIDTEKVKRSIPVFEKFAHEVYGL; encoded by the coding sequence ATGATCAATGAGGAATACAAGGCCATGCTTGGCGGCAAGTCCGTGATTCGCGAGCTGAGCGAGTACGCCACGAGCCGCGGTGCCGAAATCGGCTACCAGAACGTGTTCGATTACAGCCTTGGCAATCCCTCGGTGCCGGCTCCGAAATCCTTCACCGACGCCATGGTCGACCTCTACGAAAACGGCGATCCGGTGGCCATCCACGGCTACTCTCCCTCGCTCGGTATCCCATCCGTCAAGGACGCGATCGCCGAAAACCTCAACGAACGTTTCGGCATGGCATACACCGGCAACCACATCTTCCCGACCACGGGCGCGGCGGGCGCGCTGTCCCACGCGATGCGTGCGGTGACCAAGCCGGGCGATGAGATCATCACCTTCGCCCCCTACTTCCCCGAATACCAGCCGTACGTCAAGGGCGCCGGCGCCAAGCTGACCATCGTGCCGGCCGACACCGAGAACTTCCAAATCAACTTCGACGCATTCGAGGCTGCACTTAACCCGAACGTGCAGGTCGTGCTTATCAACACCCCGAACAACCCGTCCGGCGCGGTGTATTCAGCGGACACGCTCAAGCGTCTGGCCGCGATCCTGACCGCCAAGCAGGTCGAATACGGCCACGATATCTTCCTGATCAGCGACGAACCGTACCGCGAAATCGTGTTCGACGGCGCCACCCAGCCCTACCCGGCCAGCTTCTACGCGAACTCGCTGACCTGCTACTCGTGGTCGAAGTCGCTGAGCCTGCCTGGCGAACGCATCGGCTATGTCGCGGTGAATCCCACAGCCACCGACGCCGACCTGCTCGTGCCCATGATGGGCCAGATCTCGCGCGGCACCGGCCACAACTGCCCGCCGAGCTCGATTCAGCTGGGCGTGGCCAAGGTCATCGACCAGACCGCCGATCTCAACGTCTACGAGACGAACATGAACCTGCTCTACGATGCGCTGACCGGCATCGGCTTCGACGTGGTACGCCCCGGCGGCACGTTCTACATCTTCCCCAAGGCGCTGGAGGACGACGCCGTGGCGTTCTGCATGAAGGCCAAGGAATACGACCTGATTCTTGTGCCGTCCGACAGCTTCGGCGTGCCCGGATACTTCCGCATGGCCTACTGCATCGACACGGAGAAGGTCAAGCGCTCGATCCCCGTGTTCGAAAAGTTCGCCCACGAGGTGTACGGCCTGTAA